One window from the genome of Variovorax sp. PAMC26660 encodes:
- a CDS encoding DNA-binding protein, whose protein sequence is MPLKTRQQVREEFGRNGWSYSGWARKYNYSSALVSEILRDDDRTPRRKCLRGESHNIAVQLGLKEGKVSRAHLPTMSPA, encoded by the coding sequence ATGCCACTGAAAACCCGGCAGCAAGTCCGCGAAGAATTCGGCCGCAATGGATGGTCCTACTCGGGCTGGGCGCGAAAGTACAACTACTCCTCGGCCCTGGTCTCGGAAATCCTGAGGGACGACGACAGGACTCCTCGGCGCAAATGTCTGCGCGGTGAGAGTCACAACATCGCCGTCCAACTCGGCCTCAAGGAGGGCAAGGTTTCCCGTGCCCACCTACCCACCATGTCGCCGGCCTGA